In Chrysiogenes arsenatis DSM 11915, the sequence TACTGGGAAACATCGGTGGAATATTGGCTGGGGTGCCACTTTCTGAAGCGGTGGCCACGTTTGGCTGGCGCGTCGCTATGATGGTGAGTGGCGTGGTCACACTTGTCGGTGCGATTCTTATTTGGACTATCGTACGTGATGACCCCAGCGAACGCGGGTATGCCAGCTATGATCATGTTAAAGCAACCAAGCAAGCGAATATTGCTCCACGTCAGGCGTTACGATTGGTTGCGAGTGAACCAGCCACGTGGTGGCTTTTTGCGGCAGCTGGACTTTCCGCTGCACCCGTATTGGTTTTTGCCGGTCTGTGGGGTGTGCCGTATTTAACACAAATCTACGGCATGGAGCGTTCGCAAGCCGCCATGTTTACTTCAACGATGTTGCTAGCATGGGCAGCAGGCGGGCCAGCGTTCGGCGCGCTTTCGGATTACATTGGTCGGCGGAAAGCACCATACCTGATAGCAAATATCCTTGCCGCGTGCTTTTGGGGAATTTTCTTATTTGTCGATGTGCCTCAGGGGCTGCTGTATCCACTTTTCGCGGCCATTGGCTTTACCTCTGGCGGTTTAATCGTCGGCTTCGCCTACTCACGTGAGGTGAACCATCCCGCAGTGTCAGGGACTGTTGGCGGGGTCGTGAATATGTCAGTACTTGGTGTTGCCGCACTCCTCCAGCCACTCTTAGGCAGTGTGCTGGATTACTATTGGGACGGAACTGTCCTTGCTGGTGTGCCGATATACTCTGCCGATGCATATTTTACCGCTTTTGCGATTCTTTTGGGCTGTGTCGTTGCTTCGGCGTTCATGCTCACTCCGGTAAAAGAATCGTACTGTACCATGCGATCAAACTAGCAGGGCTATGAATAAAAGTGCAATTTATATTGATCGATAAACTGCATCAGCCTATAGTGCTTGCGCCTCATGCTTACAAAAACACTTTATTGAATACTACAGAGGAATATTGAAGAATGTTTCAGAAAATCAAACCCAAGAAAATCAGCGATGAAGTGTACCTTCAGATCAAAGAATTGATCCTTTCGAATCAAATTACCCCTGGTAGTAAGCTGCCGCCCGAACGTGAGTTGGCAATGCAACTTGGCGTAAGTCGCCCATCACTGCGTGAAGCGATTCAAAAACTGGACGCGCAAGGCTTCATTAGTCAAATCCAGGGTGATGGCACGTATGTCCGTTCAATCACGGCAAATTCGATTGATCCCGCATTGGAAGAATACCTGAAGCGTGATGATGCTATTTTTGAACTGATGGAATTGCGTAAAATCTTGGAAACATGGGCCGCTTCTGAAGCTGCCGCGCGCGCAACCGATGCCGAACTT encodes:
- a CDS encoding FadR/GntR family transcriptional regulator encodes the protein MFQKIKPKKISDEVYLQIKELILSNQITPGSKLPPERELAMQLGVSRPSLREAIQKLDAQGFISQIQGDGTYVRSITANSIDPALEEYLKRDDAIFELMELRKILETWAASEAAARATDAELATMENYLNQMREARDQGMIGDKPDASFHATISYATHNLLLIHIINTISQWIARVSFEVRSRMYKDQDAHQLIYSHHDKIFNAIAMRNPSAAYEAMREHLEYVEGELHKIYSMDTTASAG
- a CDS encoding MFS transporter gives rise to the protein MTDFHIGAAVLGNLSATYFYTYAIMQIPSGLLADTIGPRRLATGAAFLAAIGICIFAFAPNLWMAYIGRGLVGASVAVAFVACMKLAGHWFPTNRFATVTGVALLLGNIGGILAGVPLSEAVATFGWRVAMMVSGVVTLVGAILIWTIVRDDPSERGYASYDHVKATKQANIAPRQALRLVASEPATWWLFAAAGLSAAPVLVFAGLWGVPYLTQIYGMERSQAAMFTSTMLLAWAAGGPAFGALSDYIGRRKAPYLIANILAACFWGIFLFVDVPQGLLYPLFAAIGFTSGGLIVGFAYSREVNHPAVSGTVGGVVNMSVLGVAALLQPLLGSVLDYYWDGTVLAGVPIYSADAYFTAFAILLGCVVASAFMLTPVKESYCTMRSN